From a region of the Pleuronectes platessa chromosome 22, fPlePla1.1, whole genome shotgun sequence genome:
- the cdhr5-rs gene encoding cadherin-related family member 5: MLRRCRLLLWQVVLRLSYHVVTAGPCQGGSDILASVRENSPLGQFIANISISGEQRVNTIRLCLSGHSADWFYLEGRTIRLNTSLSRVLDREVQGSVLAAELTCYEEDVMQSQFRILVEIVNENDNRPNFLQETIGPFSISELTAVNSVIFTVKAVDADGDMISYIIDQSSPDAAFFRIDLPNSGSIVLDKHLDFETRHHLEFIIWAQESNTEDKFNSSSHLSVNIEDGDDQYPHFLPCAPVTPGVPVCINPAYTTNITHRTQDVVLEFSPGPIRAVDGDRGINMSLIYSILSGDDQGRFEINNTTGELRLTRAVDGRRLTPNFTLKVMVCQVDDRLKYSVAFVVVRVLNENTFPPVFNRTTFKGFIIQSSSPISIVSTYGNQVLQVQVSDHDFSNGLNPNIRYSLHPLSDLYHVTQMGILIARTYQLHDFDRHILQLVRFHVGRVNRAVKHDHVVSLFRS, translated from the exons ATGCTGAGACgctgcaggctgctgctgtggcaggTGGTTCTCCGGTTATCATATCATGTGGTTACAG CCGGTCCGTGTCAAGGCGGGTCGGACATCTTGGCATCGGTCAGAGAGAACAGTCCGCTCGGTCAGTTCATAGCCAACATCAGTATCAGCGGAGAGCAACGAGTGAACACTATCAGACTTTGTCTGAGCGGACACAGCGCAGACTGGTTCTACTTAGAGGGTCGAACCATCCGACTCAACACGTCACTCTCCAGAGTCCTGGACAGGGAG GTTCAGGGATCGGTGCTGGCAGCAGAGCTCACCTGTTATGAAGAGGATGTCATGCAG AGTCAGTTCAGGATCCTGGTGGAGATCGTGAATGAAAACGACAACAGACCAAACTTCCTGCAGGAGACGATTGGTCCTTTCAGCATCAGTGAG CTGACGGCTGTGAACTCTGTGATATTCACTGTAAAAGCTGTTGATGCAGACGGGGACATGATCAGTTACATCATTGATCAATCATCG CCGGACGCCGCCTTCTTCAGGATCGATCTACCAAACAGTGGCAGCATCGTGTTGGACAAACATCTGGACTTTGAGACCAGACATCACCTGGAGTTCATCATCTGGGCCCAG GAATCAAACACAGAGGATAAATTCAACTCGTCTTCTCATTTATCCGTGAACATCGAGGACGGAGACGATCAATATCCTCACTTCCTGCCGTGTGCACCTGTCACTCCAGGTGTTCCTGTCTGCATTAACCCCGCCTACACCACCAAcatcacacacaggacacag gatgTTGTTCTGGAGTTTTCTCCTGGTCCAATCAGAGCAgtggacggagacagaggaatCAACATGTCTCTGATCTACAGCATCCTGTCAG GTGACGACCAGGGCAGGTTTGAGATCAACAACACGACAGGTGAGCTCAGGTTAACTCGAGCTGTGGACGGCCGACGACTGACACCAAACTTCACACTCAAGGTCATG GTGTGTCAGGTGGACGACAGGCTGAAATACAGCGTGGCATTCGTCGTGGTCAGAGTTTTGAATGAAAACACGTTCCCTCCGGTTTTTAACAGAACCACTTTTAAAGGTTTCATCATCCAGAGCTCTAGCCCCATCTCGATCGTCTCAACCTATGGGAACCAGGTGTTACAGGTCCAGGTGTCCGACCACGACTTCTCTAAT GGCCTGAATCCAAACATCCGCTACTCCCTTCATCCTCTGTCCGACCTGTACCATGTCACTCAGATGGGGATCCTGATCGCCAGGACGTACCAACTGCACGACTTCGACCGCCACATCCTACAG CTGGTGCGGTTCCATGTTGGACGTGTGAACCGAGCTGTGAAACATGATCATGTTGTATCGTTGTTCAGGTCGTAG